Genomic window (Acidobacteriota bacterium):
AATGACCGGCACCGCAAACGTGATCGACTCGAGCAACACGGGATGCTCTTCGTTACAGATCGTGTCTCCCGTGCCAACATTCTTCAAGCCAACCGCCGCGCAAATGTCGCCCGCCAGAATTTCCTGAATGTCTTCGCGCTTATTGGCGTGCATTTTCAGCAAACGCCCAATGCGCTCGTGCTTCTGGGTGCGGGCATTCATGACCGATTCGCCCGACTTGAGCTGTCCGGAGTACACGCGGATAAACGTCAACTGACCGACGTAGGGATCGGCCATGATCTTGAACGCCAGTGCCGAGAACGGCTCTTTATCGTTCGCCTTGCGCGTAACCGGCTGCCCGTCTTCCGGATTCGTCCCGTGCGTATCGGGAGTATCAAGGGGGGAGGGCAGATAGTCGACAACCGCATCCAGCAGCGGCTGGACACCTTTATTCTTGAATGCCGTTCCAACTACCACCGGGAAAAGTTTCAGCGCGATGGTCGACTTGCGGAGCGAGGCTTTCAGCTCTTCGGCGGAAATTGCTTCGCCTTCCAGAAATTTATGGAGAATGTCGTCGTCGTTTTCAGCGACTGTCTCGACCAACTGGGTGTGGAATGCGTCGGCCTTCTTTTTCAACTCCGCGGGAATTTCTTCGGTCGCGTATTCCGATCCAATCGTCTCGTCGTGCCAGATGATCGCCTTCATCTCGACCAGGTCGATCACGCCTCTGAACTTATCTTCTTGTCCGATGGGAATCTGAATCGCGACGGGCTTGGCATTGAGGCGCTTGCGGAGGGTATCGACGGCATGCTCGAAATCAGCACCCATCTTGTCAATCTTGTTAATGAAGCAAATTCGCGGGACGCCGTATTTATCGGCCTGGCGCCAGACTTTTTCGGACTGCGGCTGCACGCCGTGAACGGCGTCAAATACCGCGACTGCGCCGTCGAGCACGCGCAGGGATCGTTCCACCTCGGCCGTAAAATCCACGTGGCCGGGTGTGTCGATGATGTTGATGCGAATGTCGCGCCAGGTGCAGGTGGTGGCGGCGGATGTGATCGTGATGCCGCGCTCCTGCTCCTGCTCCATCCAATCCATGGTCGCAGTTCCTTCATGGACCTCGCCAATGCGGTGCGTGCGTCCCGTATAGAATAGGATGCGCTCCGTGGTCGTGGTCTTTCCGGCATCAATGTGCGCCATGATGCCGATATTCCTGCAACGCTCTAATGGGACTGTTCTGGCCACTGTAGTTCTCTACTCTTTCTGGGTCTTAAAATCTGAAAATCAGCTTCTAGCTGCTGGCTCCTAGCTAGTAGCTAGAAGCTAGTAGCCGTCTTTACCACCGATAGTGCGCGAAAGCCTTGTTCGCTTCCGCCATGCGGTGAACGTCTTCCTTCTTCTTGATCGCGGCGCCTTTACCGTTGGCCGCATCCAGCAATTCATTGGTCAATTTGTCGACCATGCCTTTTTCGCCACGACCGCGCGAGTACGTCACGATCCAGCGGATCGCGAGCGACGTCCGGCGATCCGGACCAACTTCGATCGGCACCTGATAGTTCGCGCCGCCGACGCGCCGCGTCTTTACTTCGAGCAAAGGCTTGGCATTCTCAACAGCCTTCTTGAACAGCTTCAAGGCTTCGTCGCCACCCTTTTCCTGCAGGTTGGTGAGCGCCTTATAGAAGATGCCTTCGGCAGTCGACTTCTTGCCCTGCCACATCATCGAGTTGATGAACTTCGTCACTAGATCCGACCCATAGACCGGATCCGCTTCTACCGTCCGCTTCGGAGTGTGTCCTTTACGAGGCATTTCAGCTTCTAGCTCCTGGCCACTAGCTTCTAGCTAAGGCCGATTCGACTAACGACTAACGACTAACGACCATCGACGAACGACGGGTTTTACGATTTTTTCGCGCGTTTCGCGCCGTACTTCGAACGTCCCTGCTGGCGGTTCGCCACACCGGTTGCATCCAGCGTTCCGCGCACTACGTGATACCGTACGCCCGGCAGATCCTTCACGCGGCCCCCGCGGATCAGCACAATCGAGTGCTCCTGCAGGTTGTGGCCGACGCCTGGAATGTACGTGGTCACTTCGATCCCATTCGTCAACCGGACGCGCGCCACTTTGCGCAACGCCGAGTTCGGCTTCTTGGGAGTCTGGGTATACACGCGGGTGCAAACTCCGCGCTTCTGCGGACACGACTGCAGCGCCGGACTTGCGGTCTTGTATTTCGTCCGTTCGCGGCCTTGCTTCACGAGCTGATTAAATGTCGGCACTCTTGCCACTCCCAGACGCGGCCAACCGCGTCTCGACCACAAAATTCATCCGGCCACACACTCACCCGCAGACGCACACTGACTGCGTCTCCGGTCTGGCACAGGCTCACAAGCCCGGCCATACTCTCCCGCACGGCTTTTCCAATTACGGCCGGCCGGTGAGAAATTCAGTTTCCCGTTTCAGACTGTCGCCGACGACGGTGACGCCACGCCCAACCCCACTTCGGTCCGGAGGCGCTCCGTTTCGTCTGCTTCTCCTGCATAGCCTCGCGTGTCTCCCACAATCTGGGCGCGGTGGTTTTCGCAGGACATTTCAGCGAGGGCGTCTTCGGTCTAGTGTTGCCAAACCGAAGCCGTATTTCTTCAGAGCTCAGCCAAGATTTTCCCAGCACCCAGAGGCGGCGTATATTGCCCAGCCCAACAGGTACCGTACACAGGCAAGCCAGACTAACTCGCGGAACCTTTTGATAATAGCAAGTGACTTGCACATCGTCAACCACTCTGGCACGCATCTGAACAAAGCAGGTGCCAGGTTTCAGGTCTTAGGCGTCAGGACCCAGAATTAAAGGCTCCACGGGAGCTCGGTCGACTCGCGCCCAAGACCTGATACCTGTTCTGCTGCGCTTGCTCAAACTGACAATGACCTTCTACACTGACTGCTTTCCGCTACACACTACGCTCGCGTCTGGAAAACGGACGCGAGGAGGGTTCATGGATTTTCGCAGTATGGATCGTTACAAGACAGACCGTCCTCATAATTTGGCCCGCCCTACTAGAGACCGTGGAAATCGTCGCCGTGCCGGCTTACTTCTTCTAGCGGCGCTCGTGGCACTCCTGGCTCTAACCGGTTGTATCGGCAAGAGCACTGCGAATCCCCAGGGCGGCAACGTCCAGACTGTGACCATCAACCCGACTGCGACCACGTCTCTGGAATTTGGAAAGACTCAGAACTTCAGCGCCTCGGCCCGTGATTCCGCGGGTCGCACTGTGTTTACGACCATCCACTTTCTTTCCGATAACAACGCCGCACTCACGATTTCCAACAACGGCGTCGCCTGCGCCGGAGTCTGGGACTCGCTGAGCAATCCCGTACGCTGCACACCTGGTGTCGAAGGCATCGCCCACGTGACCGCAGAGGCCGCTGGCGTCAGCAGCACGCAAGTAACGATCTACGTTCACCAGCATATTCAGAGCATCCTGGTCACACCGGTAGGCACACAGCAGTGCCTGAAGCCTCCCTGTACATGTTTCTCGCAAGGCACCACTGCGAATTTTCAGGCCACCGCTTACGGCGCTAATAACTTTGATATCACCAGTACCGTAGGGCCGATCAGCTGGTTGGTCACGACTGCGGGTGTGCTCACAATCACCTCTGACACCAACCTCCCGAATAACCAGGTGGAGGTCACGGCAAAGACACCCGGAATCACGCAATTGCTTGCCAGTGCGTCCGGTACCACCGGCGTCCCGTTTGGCTACACGACTTGCCTCGTGAAATCGATCATGCTGCAAGTGCAAGGCGGTTCGGGAAACTCAACCTCCCTCAACGGCGGCGGAACAAAGACATTGGTGGCCACGGTTCTGGACACCTTGGACGTGGCTTTGACCAAGCCGCCTCTGACCTGGAGTACCTCGAATCCCGAGGTCGCCACCGTGAACTCCTCAGGCACGGTCACCGGACGCCAAACAGCTGGCACCGCTGATATTTCTGCATCCTGCACGCCGCCGACCTGCAACATTGGAGTCCTCCCCGGACTTTCCCTGTATTCCACCGGGGGCACGCTGAAGAACGGCCAATCCGCTTTCGGCGTTATCGTCGCAAACGTCACACAGGCCAAGCCGCCCACGGCAACCGCGTGGGCCGCAACCACTGACTGCAAGGACAACTTCAATTGCACGAGCGCGATGTTTCCCGTGGTCACGGGAAAAGAACCTATCGGCACAGCGATTGGCGTTCCCTATACACCGAACTCGATGCGCTTCACTCCCGCCGGGGGACGCGTGTACATGGGCAGTGACAAGGGCCTGATGTTTGTGGATGTCGGCAGCCAGTCGCCGGCGGTGGGTACTGTTGCCCAGGCAACGACTCCCTGCAATGTCGCCGTATGCGGCAAGGTGCTGGCCATTTCCGCCGACAGTAATCGCGTAGTCGTGTCTGACACAACGACGATTCCGAACCAGGTTTACATCTTCGACGCTGCACACAGCACCACTCCTTCAGTCGACTTGCTGATCGACGGCGCCACTGCTGCCTCGTTCTCACCTGACCAGATGAAGCTTTTCATCCTGACGAACACCGGAAGGATGTTTGTCTATTCGACCGTGGACGCACTGAGTTCGGTCCCCCTTTCGACGGACGCAACGGACCTGGCTTTTTCGGCAGATGGAAGCTTCGCTTACGTGGCGGGAGTTCCGGTCAACGCTGTCTCGGGGTTTGCCACGTGTAACCTTCAGAACATCGGCTCTTCCTCGCCGGCGCTGGCATCCAATCCCCTGCGCGTGGTTCCCCTACCGTCGGTTCGAGAGGAACACATCTTCTTTTCGAACAAGGACGATGGCGACGATGACGACACGGACCCTGTCGAACATTCGGTGCTCACGCAAGATCTGATTGCTCTCGAACCGCCTAACCTGCAACTTCTCACCGCGCAGTTTTCGCGGGACTCGATTGATGACAACGATTTCAACTGCAATGCTCCGTTCTTTTATCCCGATGCGGCGTCAGGCTTCAAGTCCGGCACCACGTTCAACCTCGGCCAAGGCGCCTTCACTCCGCTCCTCATGCAAGTGACCGGAGACGGCACACAAGTCATCATCGTCGCGGAACATTTACCCGCCGTACTTATTTTCGACATCAACTCGGGTACGACGTCCGCTATCTCGCTGGTCAATAACGCGGACCCTCTGGCTGCATCCGCGACCTTGGATGGAACTCAGGTCTTCGTGGGATCTTGCGACGGCAATCCCACCAACCCGAATACCTGTGGGTCCGTCCACATCGTGAACACACAGCTTGGCGGCGATCTTCAGCAGGGCGTCTACACAAACTTCAACACCAACGACAGCATGTGTAACAACCTGCCGGGCACTCCCTGTCTACCTAACTTGATTGCCGTTAAACCGCAGTGATGGGGAGCACAGGTGAGGCGTCTGGTGCGAAGAAGATTGGCCTGCCAGGTGGGTGAGGGCTATCCAGGACGTTCTTACTGAAAATCGCCTGCTGTTCTCAGCGTTTCTTTGCGGCTAAGAGCTTTTCTGGTTGGAAGGAACAAGCACTAGCCTAGATCTTTCCCCACACTATCCAGCACTCCATTGATGAACTGGACCGACTCCGGAGTGGAAAACTTGCGCGCGATCTCGAGCGCCTCATTGATCACAACCGCTTTCGGAGTGTCCGGATAGCCCAGGAATTCGGCGACCGCTTCGCGGAGAATATTGCGATCGACTGCCGCCATGCGTTCCATACGCCAGTGCTGGGTATGCTTTTCGATCAGTCCATTGATCTCGATCGACTTGTCGCAAGCGATGCGAAAAATGTCTTCGGCAAATCCACGAACGTCTTCATCGACATTCGTGCGCTCGCCCCAGAACGATTTTCGAACGACATCGGGTTCCTGCTTCCCCATGTCGGCCTGAAACAGCATCTGCAAAGCGAGTTCGCGGGATTTGCGTCGGGTACCCAAGGTCAGTCGTTGGTCGTTCGCTGTTCGTCGTTCGTCGTTCGTCGTTCGCTTCTAGTGTACAGGGTTGGATTGCAGTGAGCGGGTCAACGCTTCGGTGCGCGGTTGGTCTTGCCTTTGCGAACGACCGAGGACGAACGACAAACGACGATACTCTTCAGATTCGCCATCTCGATCGCCGCCTGCGCGGCCTCGAATCCCTTGTTCCCCATTTTCAGCCCGGCACGATCAATCGCCTGCTCAAGAGTGTCGCAAGTCAGGACGCCGAAAGCGTGCGGGACGCCGGTCTCCTGCGCGGATTGGCCGATGCCGCGAGTGACCTCATTCACGATTACGTCGTAATGCGCCGTGTCGCCGCGAAGCAGGCAACCGATGCAGAGGATCGCATCGTACTTTTTCGTTTCGGCAAGGGTTCGAGCGGCGATGGGAATCTCAAACGCGCCCGGAACCCGTACGAGGGCAATGTCTTTTTTCTTCGCACCGGAGCGAAGAAGCCCGTCGTAAGCGCTCAGTAAAAGGCGCTCGGTAATAAAAGCATTGAAGCGTGAGACAACAATCGCGAAGCGCTTTCCGGTCGCATCGAGTTCGCCGGAGATCGACGGAATATCTTCCCGCGGAGGTCGTTCGAAATTGATCTTTGGCTTTTTCAAGACACCTATTCTTTTGGTGGACCGTCAGTCGTTGTATTTCCGGTAACAGTAATAACAGTAACCCCAAAAAACAGCATAGAAAATTGCAAAGTAAAGAACAGCTGCGATGGAATGGCGAACTTGGTATTCGCGCCATAGGTCGTGCAGCACCATTGCACCCACTGCGAGGCCCGCAATCGTGATTGTTCGTTGTTGCATCGTTCACATTGCGATACGTGTTTCCGGTAGCCGTGCGTGAAGCGTCTGCTATCGTCCCTTGAACGCCGCCGGCCGCTTCTCCAAAAACGCTGTCGTCCCTTCTTTCTTGTCTTCCGTAGCGCAGGCTACTCCGAACAGGACGGCCTCGAGATAGAGCCCCTCGGCGAGCGTCATCTCCATGCCTTTGTTGACCGCCTCCATCGCGTACTGAACGGCCAGAGGCGCGTTCGCAATGATCTTCGCGGCGATCGCTTCCGCTCGCGGAATCAGGTCGGCAGGCGCAGTCACTTCATTGACCAGCCCGATGCGATGCGCCTCCTGGGCCGTGATCATCTCGCCCGCCAGCACCATCTGCATGGCCAGTCCTTTGCCCACCAGGCGCGGGAGGCGCTGCGAGCCACCGTAGCCGGGGATAATCCCGAGCTTCACTTCCGGCTGCCCGAGTTTCGCATTGTCGCTCGCCAGGCGCATCGTGCAGGCCATGGCAATTTCGCAGCCGCCGCCGAGAGCGAATCCATTCAGGCACGCAATCACCGGCTTGCCCAGATTCTCAATCAGGTTCAGCACAGACTGTCCGCGATGGGTGTACTCCTTGCCGGATACCGCATCGTGCTTTGCCAGTTCAGCGATGTCTGCACCGGCGATGAATGCCTTTTCTCCCGCGCCAGTAAAAATCACCACGCGGACCGCAGCATCGTTCTTGATGTCATGAAACGCCGACCGCAGCTCTTCCATCGTAGCCATGTTGAGGGCGTTGAGGACCTTCGGACGATTGACCGTGACGTACGCAATCGCGTTCTTCTTATCCAGGAGAATGTTTTGGTAGGTCATAAATGTTTGTTCCGTGATCCGATACTCTCTTAACAGACCTGTCATCCTGAGCAAGAGCGAAGGATCTGCTTTCTTTTCGCTCGCTGGTAAAGCAGGTCCTTCGCTCCGCTCAGGACGACAGATTGGTGGTGGAGGCGCTCCAATAAAACCTTCTCACTTGTGGCAGCAGCAGCAACACAAGCGGCACCACAAAACTCACGGCCAACGCAATGTCGCTGCCCTCGTGGCTATGCTCGTCGAGGATGTCGTAGGTGAATACGGCCAGAACGCCGACGTCGGTCGCGAGCGAGAGCACCCATCCCCAAAGCTTCCCTTTGCACAATCCCCAGGCGGCAATCAGCGTAATCAACGCCGGAATCCCCAGCACAAGAGCACCGATCAGCAATCCGTGGACCGTATCCGCGGCGTCGGGATCAGCCAACATCTCCTGCGAACGCGTCAGTGTCAGCACGAAAACCGATAGCCCAGCCAGCACGAGGCCAAGCAAGAACTGTAAAACGTATACGACAGTGATCAACGGAGAGCGCTTCATTCGGGTCCTCCAATTGACTGCGATTTCACTTCTGCAATCCGACTGCTGATCCCAGCAATTCTAGAACGTTCCCGCCACCGGCTTTTCCGGGTTGGCGTAATCATAGAACCCGCGTCCGGATTTGCGGCCGTACCATCCTGCCATAACCAGCCGCTTCAAGAGAGGAGGCGATGCGAACCGCCGTTCTTTAAACTCGTCGTACATGACGTGCGTTATGTAGTAAGTCGTATCCAGTCCGACAAAATCGAGCAACGTAAACGGCCCCATCGGATACCCGCAACCAAGCTTCATCGCGTTGTCGATGTCTTCGATCGATCCCACGCCTTCTTCATACGCCCGGATCGCATCCAGCAGATACGGCACCAGCAGCCGGTTTACGATGAACCCCGTCTTGTCGGATGTGCGAACCGGAACTTTGCCGAGCTTTTTCGCAAACTCGTACACCGCCTCATAGACGTCCGGCGCAGTGGCGATCGTGCGGACCACTTCGACCAGTCGCATGAGGGGAACGGGATTAAAAAAGTGCAGCCCCACAAACCGCTCCGGACGCTTGGTCGCTGCCATCAATTCCGTGACCGAAATCGAGGAGGTGTTGGTTGCAAAGATCGCGTCTTTCTTCATGATGCCGTCGAGCGAATCGTACATATCCCGTTTCAGCTGGACGTTTTCGATGATCGCTTCAATCACGATGTCGCAATCCGACAGGTCCTGGCGATTGGTAGTTCCCTTCAACCGCTCTCTCGCAGCATCTTTCTGCTGCGCCGTGATCCCGCCTTTTTCCACGGGACGCTCGGCAAACTTCGCCAGCGACTTTTCAATCCCGGCAAAACCTTTGTCGAGGAGTTTCTGTTCCACCTCAAGCACCGTGACATCGAACCCAGCCATCGCCGCAACTTGCGCGATGCCGGAACCCATCAGACCGCAACCTAGAACGCCGACTTTTCTAATTTCCATATTGATTGCCTCAGATATCAGTACCCTATGAGAATTGTCATCCTGAGCGAAGCGAAGGACCTGTTGTCCTCTATATTTCCCAATCTGCTTCTACTGAAAGCTCTCCACCACCATCGCAATTCCCTGCCCGCCGCCGATGCACGCCGTCGCCAGCCCATACTTCTTCTTCCGACGCCGCAACTCGTACATAAGCGTTATCACCAGCCGCGTTCCCGTCGCTCCCAGCGGATGACCCAAGGCAATGGCTCCACCGTTGACATTCACTTTCTCGCGATCGAGTCCCAGCTCTTTCTCGACAGATAGATATTGCGCCGCAAATGCTTCGTTGACTTCGATCAGATCGATGTAGTCCAAAGTCAGTCCAGCCCGTTGCAGCGCAATCTTGGTCGCGGGCACAGGACCGCGTCCCATCAATTTCGGCTCTACGCCGGCGATGCCCCAATTCACGATTCGTCCTAGAGGATTGATATTCCGCTTCTGCGCCATCTCAAGCGACATCACCATCACCGCGGCCGCGCCATCGACAATGCCGCTGGCGTTGCCGGCAGTGACGGTCCCGCTCTTGCCGAATGCCGGACGCAGTTTCGCCAATCCTTCCATCGTCGTTTGCGGACGCCGGTGGTCGTCCTCGGTCAGCGATTCACCGGTTGGTTCGCCTTTGGAATTTCGCAGCGGCACCGGAGTCAGTTCTTCCTGGAGGCGTCCTGCCTTGTACGCCGCATCGGCAAGTTGCTGCGAACGCAGAGCGAATTCATCCTGCGCCTGTCGTGTGATGCCTTGCTGTTCGCCGTATAACTCGGCGGTATTCGCCATGTAGAGGCCGCAATAGCTGTCGAGCA
Coding sequences:
- the fusA gene encoding elongation factor G, whose amino-acid sequence is MARTVPLERCRNIGIMAHIDAGKTTTTERILFYTGRTHRIGEVHEGTATMDWMEQEQERGITITSAATTCTWRDIRINIIDTPGHVDFTAEVERSLRVLDGAVAVFDAVHGVQPQSEKVWRQADKYGVPRICFINKIDKMGADFEHAVDTLRKRLNAKPVAIQIPIGQEDKFRGVIDLVEMKAIIWHDETIGSEYATEEIPAELKKKADAFHTQLVETVAENDDDILHKFLEGEAISAEELKASLRKSTIALKLFPVVVGTAFKNKGVQPLLDAVVDYLPSPLDTPDTHGTNPEDGQPVTRKANDKEPFSALAFKIMADPYVGQLTFIRVYSGQLKSGESVMNARTQKHERIGRLLKMHANKREDIQEILAGDICAAVGLKNVGTGDTICNEEHPVLLESITFAVPVISVAVEPKTKADQEKMGMALARLAQEDPTFKVHTDPDSGQTIISGMGELHLEIIVDRMMREYKVEANVGKPQVAYRETIRKHSEAEGKYIRQTGGKGQYGHAKIYLDPQPAGTGYEFVNDITGGSVPKEFIKPIDQGIREALEGGILAGYPMVDVKATLYDGSYHDVDSNEMAFKIAGSMAFKEAARKASPVLLEPVMAVEVVTPEDYAGTIMGDLSSRRGRIEGMEHRAGSQVIKAIVPLAEMFGYATHMRSSTQGRAEYSMHFARYEEAPRSVADEIIAKTQGKTPAR
- the rpsG gene encoding 30S ribosomal protein S7, encoding MPRKGHTPKRTVEADPVYGSDLVTKFINSMMWQGKKSTAEGIFYKALTNLQEKGGDEALKLFKKAVENAKPLLEVKTRRVGGANYQVPIEVGPDRRTSLAIRWIVTYSRGRGEKGMVDKLTNELLDAANGKGAAIKKKEDVHRMAEANKAFAHYRW
- a CDS encoding 30S ribosomal protein S12; its protein translation is MPTFNQLVKQGRERTKYKTASPALQSCPQKRGVCTRVYTQTPKKPNSALRKVARVRLTNGIEVTTYIPGVGHNLQEHSIVLIRGGRVKDLPGVRYHVVRGTLDATGVANRQQGRSKYGAKRAKKS
- the nusB gene encoding transcription antitermination factor NusB encodes the protein MGTRRKSRELALQMLFQADMGKQEPDVVRKSFWGERTNVDEDVRGFAEDIFRIACDKSIEINGLIEKHTQHWRMERMAAVDRNILREAVAEFLGYPDTPKAVVINEALEIARKFSTPESVQFINGVLDSVGKDLG
- a CDS encoding 6,7-dimethyl-8-ribityllumazine synthase, giving the protein MPSISGELDATGKRFAIVVSRFNAFITERLLLSAYDGLLRSGAKKKDIALVRVPGAFEIPIAARTLAETKKYDAILCIGCLLRGDTAHYDVIVNEVTRGIGQSAQETGVPHAFGVLTCDTLEQAIDRAGLKMGNKGFEAAQAAIEMANLKSIVVCRSSSVVRKGKTNRAPKR
- a CDS encoding enoyl-CoA hydratase/isomerase family protein, which encodes MTYQNILLDKKNAIAYVTVNRPKVLNALNMATMEELRSAFHDIKNDAAVRVVIFTGAGEKAFIAGADIAELAKHDAVSGKEYTHRGQSVLNLIENLGKPVIACLNGFALGGGCEIAMACTMRLASDNAKLGQPEVKLGIIPGYGGSQRLPRLVGKGLAMQMVLAGEMITAQEAHRIGLVNEVTAPADLIPRAEAIAAKIIANAPLAVQYAMEAVNKGMEMTLAEGLYLEAVLFGVACATEDKKEGTTAFLEKRPAAFKGR
- a CDS encoding 3-hydroxyacyl-CoA dehydrogenase family protein, producing the protein MNMEIRKVGVLGCGLMGSGIAQVAAMAGFDVTVLEVEQKLLDKGFAGIEKSLAKFAERPVEKGGITAQQKDAARERLKGTTNRQDLSDCDIVIEAIIENVQLKRDMYDSLDGIMKKDAIFATNTSSISVTELMAATKRPERFVGLHFFNPVPLMRLVEVVRTIATAPDVYEAVYEFAKKLGKVPVRTSDKTGFIVNRLLVPYLLDAIRAYEEGVGSIEDIDNAMKLGCGYPMGPFTLLDFVGLDTTYYITHVMYDEFKERRFASPPLLKRLVMAGWYGRKSGRGFYDYANPEKPVAGTF
- a CDS encoding acetyl-CoA C-acetyltransferase, whose translation is MLKPGDIAIVSGARTPFGRYCGKIKDYSAQELGAIASKAAMERSGVDPKDVDHVVFGNAQQTSGDAIYGARHVGLRAGVPIETPALTVNRLCGSGIQSIVSAAQMIQTDEAKIVLAGGMEAMSQAPFTLRGRDGFTLAPGGKLEDSLMVALLDSYCGLYMANTAELYGEQQGITRQAQDEFALRSQQLADAAYKAGRLQEELTPVPLRNSKGEPTGESLTEDDHRRPQTTMEGLAKLRPAFGKSGTVTAGNASGIVDGAAAVMVMSLEMAQKRNINPLGRIVNWGIAGVEPKLMGRGPVPATKIALQRAGLTLDYIDLIEVNEAFAAQYLSVEKELGLDREKVNVNGGAIALGHPLGATGTRLVITLMYELRRRKKKYGLATACIGGGQGIAMVVESFQ